In the Candidatus Methylomirabilota bacterium genome, CGAGTTGCGGGCTTGACGTACCGCTTCAAGATTCGGGCGGGCACGGCTCGCAGGTGGGCACGATCGGCCAGGGGTGCGCCGGCCCCTTCGAGCTCAGGCTGCCAGACGAACCGGCCTCGCTCACTAGGATGGAGCTTGAAATCCATCGAGGGGTGGACATAGGGCGCGACCATTCGGTGGAATCTGGCCGTCTGCTCCGAAGTGAGCCAGAAGCCCCGCCCGTCGTCCCGCGGACACCCGATACCGAGCCGCTCGAAGAGACCCGTCACGCGAGCGCGGGATTCGCCCTGGAGGGCTGTGTTGTAGAGCACGGCCTTCCCCTTGCCCCAGCGCGCGTACGACCCCATGAACGACCCATCATCGGCATACCAGACGGCCAATCCGCGAATATCGAGCCGATCAAGAGCGGCCGCTCGAGCGACGCGCTCGCGGCCGATCCCGTAGTAGTGCGCCCGCAAGTCGGCAAGCACCGGCATGGCCAGGGTGTCGAAGCCGAATCCATTGCCCGTACGCCGGATAGCGCTCGAGAAGGGCGCGAGCATCGAATGCTTCCAGCGGAGATAGTCTTTCTGCTCTTCACTGTGGCCTACCCGAAACGACGCGACGTGCGTGCCAACCTTGCGGAGGGAACCGTCCCCGAAGGTACCACCGAGGACCACCTGCCATTGATCGGCCGTCAGACTGTAGTCGCGCACCGAGACCAGCACCTCGTCACCAACCTCCAGATCGCCGGCTGCCGTCGGTCCGTTCGGGGTGAAGATGACGTGGTTCTCCGTTGCCCCGAAACGGCGGCGGCCGGACCGACCTCCTTCCACTTCGAACTGGATGAATCGATCGGCGCGACCATTGTCGAACCAGTTCACGATCCGGC is a window encoding:
- the recA gene encoding recombinase RecA; protein product: MAEVAKSDRRQALDLAIASIDRQFGKGAIMRLGQGGVFDEISVIPTGALSLDVALGIGGIPRGRVTEIYGPESSGKTTLALHIIAEAQHGGGTAAFIDAEHALDPIYAKNLGVNTDELLISQPDTGEQALEIAETLVRSNAVDVIVIDSVAALVPRAELDGDMGDSLPGLQARLMSQALRKLTAAIARSGGAVIFINQIREKIGVMFGCLHYTTRVVLADGSTEKIGKLVNQRREVEVLSYDPRTGRIEPRRIVNWFDNGRADRFIQFEVEGGRSGRRRFGATENHVIFTPNGPTAAGDLEVGDEVLVSVRDYSLTADQWQVVLGGTFGDGSLRKVGTHVASFRVGHSEEQKDYLRWKHSMLAPFSSAIRRTGNGFGFDTLAMPVLADLRAHYYGIGRERVARAAALDRLDIRGLAVWYADDGSFMGSYARWGKGKAVLYNTALQGESRARVTGLFERLGIGCPRDDGRGFWLTSEQTARFHRMVAPYVHPSMDFKLHPSERGRFVWQPELEGAGAPLADRAHLRAVPARILKRYVKPATR